One genomic segment of Sminthopsis crassicaudata isolate SCR6 chromosome 4, ASM4859323v1, whole genome shotgun sequence includes these proteins:
- the PHF1 gene encoding PHD finger protein 1 isoform X4: MSNWGTIAPQDAMAQPSRLSRSAAPQPWETTPPAPSPGTRPRLWEGQDVLARWTDGLLYLGTIKKVDSAREVCLVQFEDDSQFLVLWKDISPAALPGEELLCCVCRSESVVPGNRLVSCEKCRHAYHQDCHIPRAPAPGEGDGPSPWVCRQCVFAIATKRGGALKKGPYARAMLGMKLSLPYGLKGLDWDAGHLSNRQQSYCYCGGPGEWNLKMLQCRSCLQWFHEACTQCLSKPLLYGDRFYEFECCVCRGGPESVKRLQLRWVDVAHLVLYHLSVCCKKKYFDFDREILPFTSENWDSLLLGELSDTPKGERSSQLLSALNSHKDRFISGKEIKKRKCLFGLHARAPPPVESPTGDGAHTSFPSGQGPGVGVSCPLGKRQRLEPRKKKSPKGKEEELGEPQESRDRPEPREQRERARLRRALQASVSPPPPSPNQSYQGSSGYNFRPTDARCLPSSPIRMFASFHPSASTAGTPGDGEPPDRSPLDLQVAGFPSDSPRSVPHSTSSSSPDPSPVPSRRSVPQGPSPLCRGLSPGASVGTRVGAGYLSRGDPVRVLARRVRPDGSVQYLVEWGGGGIF, encoded by the exons ATGTCCAACTGGGGGACAATA GCTCCCCAGGATGCAATGGCGCAGCCCTCCCGGCTGAGCCGATCTGCTGCCCCACAACCCTGGGAAACCACTCCCCCAGCCCCTTCCCCAGGTACCAGACCACGGCTTTGGGAGGGGCAAGATGTTCTGGCCAGATGGACTGATGGACTGCTATACCTGGGAACTATCAAGAAG gTGGATAGTGCACGAGAGGTGTGTCTAGTCCAGTTTGAAGATGATTCCCAGTTTCTGGTTCTATGGAAAGACATTAGTCCTG CTGCCCTCCCTGGAGAAGAACTCCTGTGCTGTGTCTGTCGATCTGAGTCTGTTGTCCCTGGGAATCGATTGGTCAGCTGTGAGAAATGTAGACATG CATATCACCAGGATTGCCACATTCCAAGAGCCCCAGCCCCAGGAGAAGGAGATGGCCCATCCCCTTGGGTCTGCAGACAGTGTGTCTTTGCAATCGCCACCAAG AGGGGAGGTGCCCTGAAGAAGGGTCCTTATGCACGGGCAATGCTGGGCATGAAGTTGTCTCTACCATATGGGCTGAAAGGGCTGGACTGGGATGCAGGACATCTGAGCAACCGGCAGCAGAGCTACTGTTACTGCGGGGGTCCTGGGGA gtGGAATCTAAAGATGCTACAATGTCGGAGTTGTCTCCAGTGGTTTCATGAGGCCTGTACTCAATGTCTAAGCAAACCTCTCTTATATGGGGACAG GTTTTACGAGTTTGAGTGTTGTGTCTGCCGAGGGGGACCTGAAAGTGTCAAGAGACTTCAGCTTCGATG GGTGGATGTTGCACATCTTGTCCTCTATCATCTTAGTGTTTgctgtaaaaagaaatattttgactTTGACCGTGAGATCCTGCCATTCACTTCAGAGAACTGGGACAGCTTACTCCTGGGGGAG CTCTCAGATACCCCTAAGGGAGAGCGTTCCTCCCAACTTCTCTCTGCTTTAAACAGCCACAAAGACAG ATTTATCTctgggaaagagataaaaaaacgAAAATGTCTGTTTGGGCTTCACGCTCGGGCTCCTCCCCCTGTGGAATCCCCTACTGGAGATGGAGCACATACCAG CTTCCCTTCAGGGCAGGGCCCGGGGGTGGGTGTCTCATGCCCCCTGGGGAAGCGTCAGCGACTGGAGCCTCGGAAGAAGAAATCAccaaaggggaaggaagaagaattggGGGAACCCCAGGAGAGCCGGGATCGGCCAGAGCCCAGGGAGCAGAGGGAGCGGGCTCGTCTTCGGAGGGCGCTGCAG GCTTCAGTGTCTCCACCTCCTCCCAGCCCTAACCAGAGCTACCAGGGCAGCAGTGGCTACAATTTCCGGCCCACGGATGCCCGCTGCCTGCCCAG CAGCCCCATCCGGATGTTCGCCTCCTTCCATCCCTCGGCCAGCACTGCAGGAACCCCTGGGGATGGAGAGCCCCCAGACAG GTCACCCCTGGACCTTCAAGTTGCTGGTTTTCCTTCAGATTCCCCAAGGAGTGTTCCCCACTCAACATCATCTTCGTCCCCAGACCCCTCCCCTGTTCCCTCCCGAAGATCAGTTCCCCAGGGTCCTTCCCCTCTTTGTCGTGGCTTATCTCCTGGAGCTAGTGTGGGCACTCGAGTAGGGGCTGGGTACCTGTCTCGGGGAGACCCTGTCCGTGTGCTTGCCCGGAGGGTTCGACCAGATGGCTCAGTGCAGTACCTTGTAGAGTGGGGTGGGGGAGGTATCTTCTGA
- the PHF1 gene encoding PHD finger protein 1 isoform X5: MEAASYYLQAPQDAMAQPSRLSRSAAPQPWETTPPAPSPGTRPRLWEGQDVLARWTDGLLYLGTIKKVDSAREVCLVQFEDDSQFLVLWKDISPAALPGEELLCCVCRSESVVPGNRLVSCEKCRHAYHQDCHIPRAPAPGEGDGPSPWVCRQCVFAIATKRGGALKKGPYARAMLGMKLSLPYGLKGLDWDAGHLSNRQQSYCYCGGPGEWNLKMLQCRSCLQWFHEACTQCLSKPLLYGDRFYEFECCVCRGGPESVKRLQLRWVDVAHLVLYHLSVCCKKKYFDFDREILPFTSENWDSLLLGELSDTPKGERSSQLLSALNSHKDRFISGKEIKKRKCLFGLHARAPPPVESPTGDGAHTSFPSGQGPGVGVSCPLGKRQRLEPRKKKSPKGKEEELGEPQESRDRPEPREQRERARLRRALQASVSPPPPSPNQSYQGSSGYNFRPTDARCLPSSPIRMFASFHPSASTAGTPGDGEPPDRSPLDLQVAGFPSDSPRSVPHSTSSSSPDPSPVPSRRSVPQGPSPLCRGLSPGASVGTRVGAGYLSRGDPVRVLARRVRPDGSVQYLVEWGGGGIF, translated from the exons ATGGAGGCTGCCTCCTATTACCTCCAG GCTCCCCAGGATGCAATGGCGCAGCCCTCCCGGCTGAGCCGATCTGCTGCCCCACAACCCTGGGAAACCACTCCCCCAGCCCCTTCCCCAGGTACCAGACCACGGCTTTGGGAGGGGCAAGATGTTCTGGCCAGATGGACTGATGGACTGCTATACCTGGGAACTATCAAGAAG gTGGATAGTGCACGAGAGGTGTGTCTAGTCCAGTTTGAAGATGATTCCCAGTTTCTGGTTCTATGGAAAGACATTAGTCCTG CTGCCCTCCCTGGAGAAGAACTCCTGTGCTGTGTCTGTCGATCTGAGTCTGTTGTCCCTGGGAATCGATTGGTCAGCTGTGAGAAATGTAGACATG CATATCACCAGGATTGCCACATTCCAAGAGCCCCAGCCCCAGGAGAAGGAGATGGCCCATCCCCTTGGGTCTGCAGACAGTGTGTCTTTGCAATCGCCACCAAG AGGGGAGGTGCCCTGAAGAAGGGTCCTTATGCACGGGCAATGCTGGGCATGAAGTTGTCTCTACCATATGGGCTGAAAGGGCTGGACTGGGATGCAGGACATCTGAGCAACCGGCAGCAGAGCTACTGTTACTGCGGGGGTCCTGGGGA gtGGAATCTAAAGATGCTACAATGTCGGAGTTGTCTCCAGTGGTTTCATGAGGCCTGTACTCAATGTCTAAGCAAACCTCTCTTATATGGGGACAG GTTTTACGAGTTTGAGTGTTGTGTCTGCCGAGGGGGACCTGAAAGTGTCAAGAGACTTCAGCTTCGATG GGTGGATGTTGCACATCTTGTCCTCTATCATCTTAGTGTTTgctgtaaaaagaaatattttgactTTGACCGTGAGATCCTGCCATTCACTTCAGAGAACTGGGACAGCTTACTCCTGGGGGAG CTCTCAGATACCCCTAAGGGAGAGCGTTCCTCCCAACTTCTCTCTGCTTTAAACAGCCACAAAGACAG ATTTATCTctgggaaagagataaaaaaacgAAAATGTCTGTTTGGGCTTCACGCTCGGGCTCCTCCCCCTGTGGAATCCCCTACTGGAGATGGAGCACATACCAG CTTCCCTTCAGGGCAGGGCCCGGGGGTGGGTGTCTCATGCCCCCTGGGGAAGCGTCAGCGACTGGAGCCTCGGAAGAAGAAATCAccaaaggggaaggaagaagaattggGGGAACCCCAGGAGAGCCGGGATCGGCCAGAGCCCAGGGAGCAGAGGGAGCGGGCTCGTCTTCGGAGGGCGCTGCAG GCTTCAGTGTCTCCACCTCCTCCCAGCCCTAACCAGAGCTACCAGGGCAGCAGTGGCTACAATTTCCGGCCCACGGATGCCCGCTGCCTGCCCAG CAGCCCCATCCGGATGTTCGCCTCCTTCCATCCCTCGGCCAGCACTGCAGGAACCCCTGGGGATGGAGAGCCCCCAGACAG GTCACCCCTGGACCTTCAAGTTGCTGGTTTTCCTTCAGATTCCCCAAGGAGTGTTCCCCACTCAACATCATCTTCGTCCCCAGACCCCTCCCCTGTTCCCTCCCGAAGATCAGTTCCCCAGGGTCCTTCCCCTCTTTGTCGTGGCTTATCTCCTGGAGCTAGTGTGGGCACTCGAGTAGGGGCTGGGTACCTGTCTCGGGGAGACCCTGTCCGTGTGCTTGCCCGGAGGGTTCGACCAGATGGCTCAGTGCAGTACCTTGTAGAGTGGGGTGGGGGAGGTATCTTCTGA
- the PHF1 gene encoding PHD finger protein 1 isoform X6: MAQPSRLSRSAAPQPWETTPPAPSPGTRPRLWEGQDVLARWTDGLLYLGTIKKVDSAREVCLVQFEDDSQFLVLWKDISPAALPGEELLCCVCRSESVVPGNRLVSCEKCRHAYHQDCHIPRAPAPGEGDGPSPWVCRQCVFAIATKRGGALKKGPYARAMLGMKLSLPYGLKGLDWDAGHLSNRQQSYCYCGGPGEWNLKMLQCRSCLQWFHEACTQCLSKPLLYGDRFYEFECCVCRGGPESVKRLQLRWVDVAHLVLYHLSVCCKKKYFDFDREILPFTSENWDSLLLGELSDTPKGERSSQLLSALNSHKDRFISGKEIKKRKCLFGLHARAPPPVESPTGDGAHTSFPSGQGPGVGVSCPLGKRQRLEPRKKKSPKGKEEELGEPQESRDRPEPREQRERARLRRALQASVSPPPPSPNQSYQGSSGYNFRPTDARCLPSSPIRMFASFHPSASTAGTPGDGEPPDRSPLDLQVAGFPSDSPRSVPHSTSSSSPDPSPVPSRRSVPQGPSPLCRGLSPGASVGTRVGAGYLSRGDPVRVLARRVRPDGSVQYLVEWGGGGIF; the protein is encoded by the exons ATGGCGCAGCCCTCCCGGCTGAGCCGATCTGCTGCCCCACAACCCTGGGAAACCACTCCCCCAGCCCCTTCCCCAGGTACCAGACCACGGCTTTGGGAGGGGCAAGATGTTCTGGCCAGATGGACTGATGGACTGCTATACCTGGGAACTATCAAGAAG gTGGATAGTGCACGAGAGGTGTGTCTAGTCCAGTTTGAAGATGATTCCCAGTTTCTGGTTCTATGGAAAGACATTAGTCCTG CTGCCCTCCCTGGAGAAGAACTCCTGTGCTGTGTCTGTCGATCTGAGTCTGTTGTCCCTGGGAATCGATTGGTCAGCTGTGAGAAATGTAGACATG CATATCACCAGGATTGCCACATTCCAAGAGCCCCAGCCCCAGGAGAAGGAGATGGCCCATCCCCTTGGGTCTGCAGACAGTGTGTCTTTGCAATCGCCACCAAG AGGGGAGGTGCCCTGAAGAAGGGTCCTTATGCACGGGCAATGCTGGGCATGAAGTTGTCTCTACCATATGGGCTGAAAGGGCTGGACTGGGATGCAGGACATCTGAGCAACCGGCAGCAGAGCTACTGTTACTGCGGGGGTCCTGGGGA gtGGAATCTAAAGATGCTACAATGTCGGAGTTGTCTCCAGTGGTTTCATGAGGCCTGTACTCAATGTCTAAGCAAACCTCTCTTATATGGGGACAG GTTTTACGAGTTTGAGTGTTGTGTCTGCCGAGGGGGACCTGAAAGTGTCAAGAGACTTCAGCTTCGATG GGTGGATGTTGCACATCTTGTCCTCTATCATCTTAGTGTTTgctgtaaaaagaaatattttgactTTGACCGTGAGATCCTGCCATTCACTTCAGAGAACTGGGACAGCTTACTCCTGGGGGAG CTCTCAGATACCCCTAAGGGAGAGCGTTCCTCCCAACTTCTCTCTGCTTTAAACAGCCACAAAGACAG ATTTATCTctgggaaagagataaaaaaacgAAAATGTCTGTTTGGGCTTCACGCTCGGGCTCCTCCCCCTGTGGAATCCCCTACTGGAGATGGAGCACATACCAG CTTCCCTTCAGGGCAGGGCCCGGGGGTGGGTGTCTCATGCCCCCTGGGGAAGCGTCAGCGACTGGAGCCTCGGAAGAAGAAATCAccaaaggggaaggaagaagaattggGGGAACCCCAGGAGAGCCGGGATCGGCCAGAGCCCAGGGAGCAGAGGGAGCGGGCTCGTCTTCGGAGGGCGCTGCAG GCTTCAGTGTCTCCACCTCCTCCCAGCCCTAACCAGAGCTACCAGGGCAGCAGTGGCTACAATTTCCGGCCCACGGATGCCCGCTGCCTGCCCAG CAGCCCCATCCGGATGTTCGCCTCCTTCCATCCCTCGGCCAGCACTGCAGGAACCCCTGGGGATGGAGAGCCCCCAGACAG GTCACCCCTGGACCTTCAAGTTGCTGGTTTTCCTTCAGATTCCCCAAGGAGTGTTCCCCACTCAACATCATCTTCGTCCCCAGACCCCTCCCCTGTTCCCTCCCGAAGATCAGTTCCCCAGGGTCCTTCCCCTCTTTGTCGTGGCTTATCTCCTGGAGCTAGTGTGGGCACTCGAGTAGGGGCTGGGTACCTGTCTCGGGGAGACCCTGTCCGTGTGCTTGCCCGGAGGGTTCGACCAGATGGCTCAGTGCAGTACCTTGTAGAGTGGGGTGGGGGAGGTATCTTCTGA
- the PHF1 gene encoding PHD finger protein 1 isoform X3 produces the protein MACWGPCQDSFGLWREVPSRAEGQGLGTPPASVCPLLRAPGHLGSLPGPPSASPSPAPGRLQLSPAPQDAMAQPSRLSRSAAPQPWETTPPAPSPGTRPRLWEGQDVLARWTDGLLYLGTIKKVDSAREVCLVQFEDDSQFLVLWKDISPAALPGEELLCCVCRSESVVPGNRLVSCEKCRHAYHQDCHIPRAPAPGEGDGPSPWVCRQCVFAIATKRGGALKKGPYARAMLGMKLSLPYGLKGLDWDAGHLSNRQQSYCYCGGPGEWNLKMLQCRSCLQWFHEACTQCLSKPLLYGDRFYEFECCVCRGGPESVKRLQLRWVDVAHLVLYHLSVCCKKKYFDFDREILPFTSENWDSLLLGELSDTPKGERSSQLLSALNSHKDRFISGKEIKKRKCLFGLHARAPPPVESPTGDGAHTSFPSGQGPGVGVSCPLGKRQRLEPRKKKSPKGKEEELGEPQESRDRPEPREQRERARLRRALQASVSPPPPSPNQSYQGSSGYNFRPTDARCLPRSPLDLQVAGFPSDSPRSVPHSTSSSSPDPSPVPSRRSVPQGPSPLCRGLSPGASVGTRVGAGYLSRGDPVRVLARRVRPDGSVQYLVEWGGGGIF, from the exons ATGGCCTGCTGGGGACCGTGCCAGGACAGTTTCGGATTGTGGCGCGAGGTTCCGAG CCGGGCTGAGGGGCAGGGCCTGGGGACCCCTCCAGCCTCTGTCTGCCCCCTCCTTCGGGCGCCTGGACACCTCGGCTCCCTTCCTGGCCCCCCCAGTGCTTCTCCCTCCCCAGCTCCCGGGCGGCTGCAGCTGTCACCG GCTCCCCAGGATGCAATGGCGCAGCCCTCCCGGCTGAGCCGATCTGCTGCCCCACAACCCTGGGAAACCACTCCCCCAGCCCCTTCCCCAGGTACCAGACCACGGCTTTGGGAGGGGCAAGATGTTCTGGCCAGATGGACTGATGGACTGCTATACCTGGGAACTATCAAGAAG gTGGATAGTGCACGAGAGGTGTGTCTAGTCCAGTTTGAAGATGATTCCCAGTTTCTGGTTCTATGGAAAGACATTAGTCCTG CTGCCCTCCCTGGAGAAGAACTCCTGTGCTGTGTCTGTCGATCTGAGTCTGTTGTCCCTGGGAATCGATTGGTCAGCTGTGAGAAATGTAGACATG CATATCACCAGGATTGCCACATTCCAAGAGCCCCAGCCCCAGGAGAAGGAGATGGCCCATCCCCTTGGGTCTGCAGACAGTGTGTCTTTGCAATCGCCACCAAG AGGGGAGGTGCCCTGAAGAAGGGTCCTTATGCACGGGCAATGCTGGGCATGAAGTTGTCTCTACCATATGGGCTGAAAGGGCTGGACTGGGATGCAGGACATCTGAGCAACCGGCAGCAGAGCTACTGTTACTGCGGGGGTCCTGGGGA gtGGAATCTAAAGATGCTACAATGTCGGAGTTGTCTCCAGTGGTTTCATGAGGCCTGTACTCAATGTCTAAGCAAACCTCTCTTATATGGGGACAG GTTTTACGAGTTTGAGTGTTGTGTCTGCCGAGGGGGACCTGAAAGTGTCAAGAGACTTCAGCTTCGATG GGTGGATGTTGCACATCTTGTCCTCTATCATCTTAGTGTTTgctgtaaaaagaaatattttgactTTGACCGTGAGATCCTGCCATTCACTTCAGAGAACTGGGACAGCTTACTCCTGGGGGAG CTCTCAGATACCCCTAAGGGAGAGCGTTCCTCCCAACTTCTCTCTGCTTTAAACAGCCACAAAGACAG ATTTATCTctgggaaagagataaaaaaacgAAAATGTCTGTTTGGGCTTCACGCTCGGGCTCCTCCCCCTGTGGAATCCCCTACTGGAGATGGAGCACATACCAG CTTCCCTTCAGGGCAGGGCCCGGGGGTGGGTGTCTCATGCCCCCTGGGGAAGCGTCAGCGACTGGAGCCTCGGAAGAAGAAATCAccaaaggggaaggaagaagaattggGGGAACCCCAGGAGAGCCGGGATCGGCCAGAGCCCAGGGAGCAGAGGGAGCGGGCTCGTCTTCGGAGGGCGCTGCAG GCTTCAGTGTCTCCACCTCCTCCCAGCCCTAACCAGAGCTACCAGGGCAGCAGTGGCTACAATTTCCGGCCCACGGATGCCCGCTGCCTGCCCAG GTCACCCCTGGACCTTCAAGTTGCTGGTTTTCCTTCAGATTCCCCAAGGAGTGTTCCCCACTCAACATCATCTTCGTCCCCAGACCCCTCCCCTGTTCCCTCCCGAAGATCAGTTCCCCAGGGTCCTTCCCCTCTTTGTCGTGGCTTATCTCCTGGAGCTAGTGTGGGCACTCGAGTAGGGGCTGGGTACCTGTCTCGGGGAGACCCTGTCCGTGTGCTTGCCCGGAGGGTTCGACCAGATGGCTCAGTGCAGTACCTTGTAGAGTGGGGTGGGGGAGGTATCTTCTGA
- the PHF1 gene encoding PHD finger protein 1 isoform X2, which translates to MACWGPCQDSFGLWREVPSRAEGQGLGTPPASVCPLLRAPGHLGSLPGPPSASPSPAPGRLQLSPAPQDAMAQPSRLSRSAAPQPWETTPPAPSPGTRPRLWEGQDVLARWTDGLLYLGTIKKVDSAREVCLVQFEDDSQFLVLWKDISPAALPGEELLCCVCRSESVVPGNRLVSCEKCRHAYHQDCHIPRAPAPGEGDGPSPWVCRQCVFAIATKRGGALKKGPYARAMLGMKLSLPYGLKGLDWDAGHLSNRQQSYCYCGGPGEWNLKMLQCRSCLQWFHEACTQCLSKPLLYGDRFYEFECCVCRGGPESVKRLQLRWVDVAHLVLYHLSVCCKKKYFDFDREILPFTSENWDSLLLGELSDTPKGERSSQLLSALNSHKDRFISGKEIKKRKCLFGLHARAPPPVESPTGDGAHTSFPSGQGPGVGVSCPLGKRQRLEPRKKKSPKGKEEELGEPQESRDRPEPREQRERARLRRALQASVSPPPPSPNQSYQGSSGYNFRPTDARCLPSPIRMFASFHPSASTAGTPGDGEPPDRSPLDLQVAGFPSDSPRSVPHSTSSSSPDPSPVPSRRSVPQGPSPLCRGLSPGASVGTRVGAGYLSRGDPVRVLARRVRPDGSVQYLVEWGGGGIF; encoded by the exons ATGGCCTGCTGGGGACCGTGCCAGGACAGTTTCGGATTGTGGCGCGAGGTTCCGAG CCGGGCTGAGGGGCAGGGCCTGGGGACCCCTCCAGCCTCTGTCTGCCCCCTCCTTCGGGCGCCTGGACACCTCGGCTCCCTTCCTGGCCCCCCCAGTGCTTCTCCCTCCCCAGCTCCCGGGCGGCTGCAGCTGTCACCG GCTCCCCAGGATGCAATGGCGCAGCCCTCCCGGCTGAGCCGATCTGCTGCCCCACAACCCTGGGAAACCACTCCCCCAGCCCCTTCCCCAGGTACCAGACCACGGCTTTGGGAGGGGCAAGATGTTCTGGCCAGATGGACTGATGGACTGCTATACCTGGGAACTATCAAGAAG gTGGATAGTGCACGAGAGGTGTGTCTAGTCCAGTTTGAAGATGATTCCCAGTTTCTGGTTCTATGGAAAGACATTAGTCCTG CTGCCCTCCCTGGAGAAGAACTCCTGTGCTGTGTCTGTCGATCTGAGTCTGTTGTCCCTGGGAATCGATTGGTCAGCTGTGAGAAATGTAGACATG CATATCACCAGGATTGCCACATTCCAAGAGCCCCAGCCCCAGGAGAAGGAGATGGCCCATCCCCTTGGGTCTGCAGACAGTGTGTCTTTGCAATCGCCACCAAG AGGGGAGGTGCCCTGAAGAAGGGTCCTTATGCACGGGCAATGCTGGGCATGAAGTTGTCTCTACCATATGGGCTGAAAGGGCTGGACTGGGATGCAGGACATCTGAGCAACCGGCAGCAGAGCTACTGTTACTGCGGGGGTCCTGGGGA gtGGAATCTAAAGATGCTACAATGTCGGAGTTGTCTCCAGTGGTTTCATGAGGCCTGTACTCAATGTCTAAGCAAACCTCTCTTATATGGGGACAG GTTTTACGAGTTTGAGTGTTGTGTCTGCCGAGGGGGACCTGAAAGTGTCAAGAGACTTCAGCTTCGATG GGTGGATGTTGCACATCTTGTCCTCTATCATCTTAGTGTTTgctgtaaaaagaaatattttgactTTGACCGTGAGATCCTGCCATTCACTTCAGAGAACTGGGACAGCTTACTCCTGGGGGAG CTCTCAGATACCCCTAAGGGAGAGCGTTCCTCCCAACTTCTCTCTGCTTTAAACAGCCACAAAGACAG ATTTATCTctgggaaagagataaaaaaacgAAAATGTCTGTTTGGGCTTCACGCTCGGGCTCCTCCCCCTGTGGAATCCCCTACTGGAGATGGAGCACATACCAG CTTCCCTTCAGGGCAGGGCCCGGGGGTGGGTGTCTCATGCCCCCTGGGGAAGCGTCAGCGACTGGAGCCTCGGAAGAAGAAATCAccaaaggggaaggaagaagaattggGGGAACCCCAGGAGAGCCGGGATCGGCCAGAGCCCAGGGAGCAGAGGGAGCGGGCTCGTCTTCGGAGGGCGCTGCAG GCTTCAGTGTCTCCACCTCCTCCCAGCCCTAACCAGAGCTACCAGGGCAGCAGTGGCTACAATTTCCGGCCCACGGATGCCCGCTGCCTGCCCAG CCCCATCCGGATGTTCGCCTCCTTCCATCCCTCGGCCAGCACTGCAGGAACCCCTGGGGATGGAGAGCCCCCAGACAG GTCACCCCTGGACCTTCAAGTTGCTGGTTTTCCTTCAGATTCCCCAAGGAGTGTTCCCCACTCAACATCATCTTCGTCCCCAGACCCCTCCCCTGTTCCCTCCCGAAGATCAGTTCCCCAGGGTCCTTCCCCTCTTTGTCGTGGCTTATCTCCTGGAGCTAGTGTGGGCACTCGAGTAGGGGCTGGGTACCTGTCTCGGGGAGACCCTGTCCGTGTGCTTGCCCGGAGGGTTCGACCAGATGGCTCAGTGCAGTACCTTGTAGAGTGGGGTGGGGGAGGTATCTTCTGA
- the PHF1 gene encoding PHD finger protein 1 isoform X1: MACWGPCQDSFGLWREVPSRAEGQGLGTPPASVCPLLRAPGHLGSLPGPPSASPSPAPGRLQLSPAPQDAMAQPSRLSRSAAPQPWETTPPAPSPGTRPRLWEGQDVLARWTDGLLYLGTIKKVDSAREVCLVQFEDDSQFLVLWKDISPAALPGEELLCCVCRSESVVPGNRLVSCEKCRHAYHQDCHIPRAPAPGEGDGPSPWVCRQCVFAIATKRGGALKKGPYARAMLGMKLSLPYGLKGLDWDAGHLSNRQQSYCYCGGPGEWNLKMLQCRSCLQWFHEACTQCLSKPLLYGDRFYEFECCVCRGGPESVKRLQLRWVDVAHLVLYHLSVCCKKKYFDFDREILPFTSENWDSLLLGELSDTPKGERSSQLLSALNSHKDRFISGKEIKKRKCLFGLHARAPPPVESPTGDGAHTSFPSGQGPGVGVSCPLGKRQRLEPRKKKSPKGKEEELGEPQESRDRPEPREQRERARLRRALQASVSPPPPSPNQSYQGSSGYNFRPTDARCLPSSPIRMFASFHPSASTAGTPGDGEPPDRSPLDLQVAGFPSDSPRSVPHSTSSSSPDPSPVPSRRSVPQGPSPLCRGLSPGASVGTRVGAGYLSRGDPVRVLARRVRPDGSVQYLVEWGGGGIF; encoded by the exons ATGGCCTGCTGGGGACCGTGCCAGGACAGTTTCGGATTGTGGCGCGAGGTTCCGAG CCGGGCTGAGGGGCAGGGCCTGGGGACCCCTCCAGCCTCTGTCTGCCCCCTCCTTCGGGCGCCTGGACACCTCGGCTCCCTTCCTGGCCCCCCCAGTGCTTCTCCCTCCCCAGCTCCCGGGCGGCTGCAGCTGTCACCG GCTCCCCAGGATGCAATGGCGCAGCCCTCCCGGCTGAGCCGATCTGCTGCCCCACAACCCTGGGAAACCACTCCCCCAGCCCCTTCCCCAGGTACCAGACCACGGCTTTGGGAGGGGCAAGATGTTCTGGCCAGATGGACTGATGGACTGCTATACCTGGGAACTATCAAGAAG gTGGATAGTGCACGAGAGGTGTGTCTAGTCCAGTTTGAAGATGATTCCCAGTTTCTGGTTCTATGGAAAGACATTAGTCCTG CTGCCCTCCCTGGAGAAGAACTCCTGTGCTGTGTCTGTCGATCTGAGTCTGTTGTCCCTGGGAATCGATTGGTCAGCTGTGAGAAATGTAGACATG CATATCACCAGGATTGCCACATTCCAAGAGCCCCAGCCCCAGGAGAAGGAGATGGCCCATCCCCTTGGGTCTGCAGACAGTGTGTCTTTGCAATCGCCACCAAG AGGGGAGGTGCCCTGAAGAAGGGTCCTTATGCACGGGCAATGCTGGGCATGAAGTTGTCTCTACCATATGGGCTGAAAGGGCTGGACTGGGATGCAGGACATCTGAGCAACCGGCAGCAGAGCTACTGTTACTGCGGGGGTCCTGGGGA gtGGAATCTAAAGATGCTACAATGTCGGAGTTGTCTCCAGTGGTTTCATGAGGCCTGTACTCAATGTCTAAGCAAACCTCTCTTATATGGGGACAG GTTTTACGAGTTTGAGTGTTGTGTCTGCCGAGGGGGACCTGAAAGTGTCAAGAGACTTCAGCTTCGATG GGTGGATGTTGCACATCTTGTCCTCTATCATCTTAGTGTTTgctgtaaaaagaaatattttgactTTGACCGTGAGATCCTGCCATTCACTTCAGAGAACTGGGACAGCTTACTCCTGGGGGAG CTCTCAGATACCCCTAAGGGAGAGCGTTCCTCCCAACTTCTCTCTGCTTTAAACAGCCACAAAGACAG ATTTATCTctgggaaagagataaaaaaacgAAAATGTCTGTTTGGGCTTCACGCTCGGGCTCCTCCCCCTGTGGAATCCCCTACTGGAGATGGAGCACATACCAG CTTCCCTTCAGGGCAGGGCCCGGGGGTGGGTGTCTCATGCCCCCTGGGGAAGCGTCAGCGACTGGAGCCTCGGAAGAAGAAATCAccaaaggggaaggaagaagaattggGGGAACCCCAGGAGAGCCGGGATCGGCCAGAGCCCAGGGAGCAGAGGGAGCGGGCTCGTCTTCGGAGGGCGCTGCAG GCTTCAGTGTCTCCACCTCCTCCCAGCCCTAACCAGAGCTACCAGGGCAGCAGTGGCTACAATTTCCGGCCCACGGATGCCCGCTGCCTGCCCAG CAGCCCCATCCGGATGTTCGCCTCCTTCCATCCCTCGGCCAGCACTGCAGGAACCCCTGGGGATGGAGAGCCCCCAGACAG GTCACCCCTGGACCTTCAAGTTGCTGGTTTTCCTTCAGATTCCCCAAGGAGTGTTCCCCACTCAACATCATCTTCGTCCCCAGACCCCTCCCCTGTTCCCTCCCGAAGATCAGTTCCCCAGGGTCCTTCCCCTCTTTGTCGTGGCTTATCTCCTGGAGCTAGTGTGGGCACTCGAGTAGGGGCTGGGTACCTGTCTCGGGGAGACCCTGTCCGTGTGCTTGCCCGGAGGGTTCGACCAGATGGCTCAGTGCAGTACCTTGTAGAGTGGGGTGGGGGAGGTATCTTCTGA